One region of Leptolyngbya sp. FACHB-261 genomic DNA includes:
- a CDS encoding peptidylprolyl isomerase, which yields MTTVLQVDNRAITAEEIIPLLAGYQMLPQLLREIIIDQAVAAIQCTPEESDRACQQFYEHKQLNSEAARSAWQVQAGLSTEQVAAMTTRNLRLEKFKQATWGNKLEPYFLQRKTQLDKVIYSLIRTQDPGTAQELYFRIREGEQSFGDLAREHSQGPEAQTGGLIGPAELSTPNPALARMLCVSQPGQLWPPTRLGEWLVIVRLEKFVPARLDPAMKQRLLNELFESWLQAELDRLNSVHL from the coding sequence ATGACTACAGTTCTGCAAGTTGATAACCGTGCAATCACGGCTGAGGAGATTATTCCTCTGCTGGCTGGTTACCAGATGTTACCTCAGCTGTTGCGGGAGATTATTATCGACCAGGCGGTTGCCGCGATTCAATGCACTCCCGAAGAAAGCGACAGAGCTTGTCAGCAGTTTTATGAGCACAAGCAACTCAACTCTGAGGCTGCCCGCTCAGCTTGGCAAGTGCAGGCAGGTCTGTCTACCGAGCAGGTAGCAGCCATGACTACCCGTAATTTGCGCCTGGAAAAGTTTAAGCAGGCAACCTGGGGTAACAAACTAGAGCCCTATTTCCTTCAGCGTAAAACTCAGCTAGATAAGGTCATCTATTCTCTGATCCGCACCCAGGATCCTGGAACCGCCCAAGAGCTATATTTCCGGATTCGCGAAGGAGAACAGTCCTTTGGGGATCTAGCCCGAGAACACTCACAAGGTCCAGAAGCTCAGACTGGCGGGCTCATTGGTCCAGCAGAACTGAGCACCCCGAATCCGGCCTTGGCACGTATGCTCTGTGTCAGTCAGCCCGGTCAATTGTGGCCTCCTACACGTCTGGGCGAATGGCTAGTGATTGTTCGCCTGGAAAAATTCGTGCCTGCCCGTCTTGACCCGGCGATGAAACAACGTCTTCTTAACGAACTGTTTGAGTCTTGGCTGCAAGCTGAGCTCGATCGGCTAAATTCTGTACATCTCTGA
- a CDS encoding ExeM/NucH family extracellular endonuclease produces the protein MATSVFINEFHYDNTGTDANEGIEIAGLAGTDLSGWSLVLYNGNGGAVYDTRALSGVIPDQQNGFGTLFFAYPSNGIQNGSPDGIALVNSSNTVVQFLSYEGTFTAVGGPANGLTSTDIGRTEVGSEPLGQSLQLGGTGTTYEDFTWSAPAPGTYSAVNTGQNFSGGTTARVTIAESGGSTTVNEAGETTDTYTIALNSAPTGPVEITIAADGQMQLSSNGLGFSNSVTLTLDSTNPQTITVKAVNDTSPEGSPHTGIISHTITSSVDPAYSNTLTPIPNLSVSITDNDVALTPIYNIQGSGAASSVVGQTVTFQGVVTGDFQASNQLGGFFVQDATGDGNSSTSDGIFVTFTGSDVTVGQLVQVTGTVAESFGQTQITGSNANVLGTGAIAPITLDLPVATTSDLESYEGMLVTFPETLTVTENFNLARFGELLLSSEGRLFNPTNSIDPTDIPTAETENNENNVAAVTDQQSLNDRRSILLDDGSSVQNPTTIPFLNANNTLRVGDTTTNLTGVLGYGFNNYRLQPTVDPDFAQTNPRTAAPDPVGGNVKVASFNVLNYFNGDGLGGGFPTARGANTPQEFERQSAKIVSAITAIDADVLGLIEVENDGDGPNSAIADLVSRLNAAAGAGSYDYIRDPATGTGTDAIKVALIYKPGEVTPVGPSLSDTDAIYNRLPVAQTFVSNDTGETFTAVVNHFKSKSGEGTGPDADQGDGQGAFNAQRVQQAQALLGFINEVKAASTDNDVLVIGDLNAYGEEDPIDVLRSGGLVDELGRFIPNPYSFVFDGQSGRLDHAFTTSELSAQVTGATEWHINADEPRILDYNLEFKGANQSPDLYTPTPYRSSDHDPVVVGLGLSSTLTVLNGGNGSDSLNGTSGRDAISGGNGSDTLRGGNGSDSLDGGNGNDVLLGEVGNDQLLGGNGDDLLEGGLGTDALTGGRGSDQFVLAPNSGTDTILDFADGQDRLILSGGLAFAQLAIVQGSGSNQQDTLLVLQGTSEVLAILKTTQASIITSADFSLS, from the coding sequence ATGGCAACTAGTGTTTTTATCAACGAATTTCACTACGACAATACAGGAACTGATGCCAATGAAGGCATAGAGATTGCCGGTCTAGCAGGCACCGATCTTTCGGGCTGGAGTCTGGTTCTCTACAACGGCAATGGCGGCGCTGTTTATGACACTCGTGCGCTTAGCGGCGTCATTCCTGACCAACAAAACGGCTTCGGTACACTCTTTTTTGCCTACCCATCTAATGGCATTCAGAATGGTTCGCCAGATGGCATTGCGCTGGTTAATTCTAGTAACACAGTGGTGCAATTTCTTAGCTATGAAGGCACCTTCACGGCAGTAGGCGGGCCAGCCAATGGCCTGACCAGCACTGATATTGGCAGAACGGAGGTTGGCTCTGAACCATTGGGTCAATCTCTACAACTCGGTGGTACTGGCACGACCTACGAAGACTTTACCTGGTCTGCTCCCGCCCCTGGCACCTACAGTGCGGTTAATACAGGACAAAACTTTAGCGGCGGAACTACCGCCCGGGTAACGATTGCTGAATCAGGCGGCAGTACCACTGTCAACGAGGCAGGCGAGACAACTGACACCTACACGATTGCCCTAAACTCTGCGCCAACTGGCCCTGTCGAAATTACGATCGCTGCTGATGGACAAATGCAGCTTAGCTCCAATGGCTTGGGTTTCTCTAACTCAGTGACTTTAACCCTAGACAGTACCAACCCACAGACGATTACGGTTAAAGCTGTCAATGATACAAGCCCTGAGGGTTCACCGCATACGGGCATCATTAGCCACACGATCACCAGCAGTGTTGACCCCGCTTATTCCAATACGCTCACCCCGATTCCTAATCTCAGCGTCAGCATCACCGACAACGACGTTGCGCTCACCCCGATCTACAACATTCAGGGCAGTGGTGCTGCTAGTTCTGTTGTAGGTCAAACGGTCACGTTTCAAGGAGTGGTTACAGGCGATTTTCAGGCTAGCAACCAATTGGGCGGCTTCTTCGTTCAAGATGCAACGGGTGATGGCAATAGTTCAACCTCGGATGGCATTTTCGTTACCTTCACGGGCTCTGACGTCACAGTAGGTCAACTGGTACAGGTAACAGGTACGGTTGCTGAAAGTTTTGGCCAAACTCAAATCACAGGCAGCAACGCTAATGTGTTAGGAACAGGAGCCATTGCACCTATCACGCTCGATTTGCCAGTTGCAACAACCAGTGATCTGGAAAGTTACGAGGGGATGCTGGTCACCTTTCCAGAAACTCTAACCGTCACTGAAAACTTTAACCTGGCTCGCTTCGGTGAACTGCTGCTGTCATCAGAAGGACGGCTGTTTAACCCTACCAATTCAATTGATCCCACCGATATCCCAACCGCTGAAACTGAGAACAACGAGAACAATGTTGCTGCGGTCACAGACCAGCAGAGCCTCAATGACCGTCGCAGCATCCTGCTCGATGATGGCAGCAGTGTTCAGAACCCAACCACGATTCCCTTCCTCAACGCCAACAACACGCTGCGAGTGGGTGACACAACAACCAACCTCACAGGTGTTCTGGGCTATGGCTTCAACAATTACCGGCTCCAGCCGACAGTTGATCCCGATTTCGCTCAGACCAATCCGCGTACGGCTGCACCAGATCCAGTTGGCGGCAATGTAAAAGTTGCTAGCTTTAACGTTTTGAATTATTTCAATGGTGATGGCCTGGGTGGTGGCTTCCCCACAGCCCGAGGTGCCAATACTCCTCAGGAATTTGAGCGTCAGAGCGCCAAAATTGTCAGCGCAATCACGGCGATTGATGCTGATGTTTTGGGCCTGATTGAAGTCGAAAACGATGGCGATGGACCCAACTCAGCCATTGCTGACTTAGTCTCCCGTCTTAACGCTGCGGCCGGTGCAGGCAGTTACGACTACATTCGCGATCCGGCCACTGGCACTGGTACTGATGCCATCAAAGTTGCGCTGATTTACAAGCCTGGTGAGGTTACACCAGTTGGTCCGTCCCTTAGCGATACCGACGCCATCTACAATCGTCTACCGGTCGCGCAGACCTTTGTCTCCAACGACACGGGGGAGACGTTCACAGCAGTTGTCAACCACTTCAAATCCAAAAGCGGCGAGGGCACTGGCCCAGATGCTGACCAGGGGGACGGTCAAGGAGCTTTCAACGCCCAGCGTGTGCAGCAAGCGCAAGCGCTACTTGGCTTCATCAACGAAGTCAAAGCTGCCTCTACTGACAATGACGTGTTAGTCATTGGCGATTTGAACGCCTACGGCGAGGAAGATCCCATTGATGTGCTGCGCTCTGGTGGGCTAGTGGATGAATTGGGGCGCTTCATACCTAACCCTTACTCCTTTGTCTTTGACGGGCAGTCTGGGCGCTTAGATCACGCCTTTACCACCTCCGAACTCAGCGCTCAAGTAACTGGAGCAACCGAATGGCACATCAATGCTGACGAGCCCAGGATCCTTGACTACAACCTGGAGTTCAAAGGTGCTAACCAGTCCCCAGATCTCTATACTCCAACGCCCTATCGCTCATCTGACCATGATCCAGTCGTCGTTGGTCTCGGCTTGTCCAGTACGCTCACTGTGCTCAATGGCGGCAATGGCAGCGACAGTCTCAACGGCACTTCTGGTAGAGATGCAATCAGCGGTGGTAACGGCAGCGACACGCTCAGAGGCGGCAATGGCAGCGACAGTCTTGATGGGGGTAATGGCAATGATGTCCTTCTGGGCGAAGTCGGCAACGACCAACTGCTGGGTGGGAACGGCGATGACTTGCTTGAAGGTGGTCTCGGCACCGACGCCCTCACCGGCGGCAGGGGCAGTGACCAGTTTGTTTTGGCTCCCAACTCAGGCACAGACACGATCTTAGACTTTGCCGATGGTCAAGACCGCCTAATTTTGTCCGGTGGTTTAGCGTTTGCCCAGCTAGCAATTGTCCAAGGCTCCGGCAGCAACCAACAAGATACGTTGTTGGTTCTCCAAGGCACTAGTGAAGTGCTAGCCATCCTCAAAACTACTCAAGCCAGCATCATTACCAGTGCTGATTTCAGCCTTAGCTAG
- a CDS encoding peptidase domain-containing ABC transporter: MTYTPTTVQEFLAELPTFGQLPSAVLNRLSERFQLLRYRMGQAILVREKMPTQVSILYQGQARLLGYDPRLQAPSTLKLLGPGEVLGWVGLVRGVPCETAIASTETVCLTLPAADFLALLSEEPLLAKAFCEHCGLVEVFDLLGAELQRRADGTADLKALTLRIFPEALTLNLTAEQGSLRQLDPDRLWLVSSSNLTQYPVGSRVAPDAFQSLRDHTSGPVRLIGFQEPNQFLNPSPPSNSQGYSSSGNGLVLDADTDIPFAPDRPPEPEIEASGKPAKYPYIHGRGPLDATLACFQMLCLHLGLPFRRDMIRKVVVNQMERSGSVSLQLCGGVAELIGLNAQLANVPASAISRLQTPALVRWQDSFAILYEVSEKEVVLASPETGLRRPKTAEFLRNWGEEGEVLLLKVTESTPKKRFSLSWFLPSLYRYRRVLSEVLLASFFVQLFGLANPLMTQIIIDKVLVQNSVGTLNVLGVILVLMAVFEAVLTALRTYLFVDTTNRIDLALGSEIIDHLLRLPLRYFERRPVGELGTRINELENIRQFLTGTALTVVLDAIFSVIYIVVMVIYSWLLTIVALATVPLFALLTAVVAPIVRQQLRSKAERNAETQSYLVEVLSGIQTVKAQNIELRSRWQWQERYARYVSAGFQTVLTSTTASSISGFLNKLSGLLLLWVGAYLVLDGKLTLGQLIAFRIIAGYTTSPLLRLVQLWQNFQETALSLERLSDIIDTPQEADELDRRNIPMPSIQGAVKYEDVSFRFNNTGAPQLININVEFPAGVFVGIVGQSGSGKSTLMKLLQRLYEPNSGRILIDGYDISKVELYSLRRQVGMVLQDTLLFDGTIQDNIALTNPDATSEEIIEAARIAFAHDFIMSLPNGYNTRVGERGSALSGGQRQRIAIARTVLQNPRLLVLDEATSALDYHAERQVCLNLAEASRDRTVFFITHRLTTIKNADVILMMDQGAVVEQGSHEELMALRGRYYCLYQQQEAQL, from the coding sequence ATGACCTACACTCCAACCACAGTTCAAGAATTTCTGGCAGAACTGCCGACCTTTGGTCAACTGCCCTCTGCGGTTCTGAACCGCTTATCAGAACGCTTTCAATTACTGCGCTACCGCATGGGTCAGGCGATCCTGGTGCGGGAAAAGATGCCCACTCAAGTTTCAATCCTTTATCAAGGGCAGGCGCGGCTCTTGGGCTATGACCCTCGGCTTCAGGCTCCCAGCACCTTGAAATTATTGGGGCCTGGCGAAGTATTGGGCTGGGTTGGGTTAGTACGAGGGGTCCCTTGCGAGACGGCCATTGCCTCAACAGAAACGGTTTGTCTCACGCTACCCGCAGCAGATTTTCTAGCATTGCTGTCTGAAGAGCCGCTGCTCGCTAAAGCCTTCTGTGAGCACTGCGGCCTGGTTGAGGTCTTTGATCTGTTAGGAGCAGAGTTGCAGCGGCGTGCTGATGGCACTGCCGATCTCAAAGCTCTGACCCTGCGGATCTTTCCAGAAGCTCTCACGCTAAACCTGACAGCTGAACAGGGATCACTCAGGCAGTTGGATCCCGATCGCTTGTGGTTAGTCAGCAGTAGCAATCTGACTCAGTATCCAGTCGGTAGCCGCGTAGCTCCTGATGCGTTTCAGTCTCTCAGAGACCACACCTCTGGTCCGGTTCGGCTCATTGGCTTCCAAGAGCCTAATCAGTTCCTGAATCCTAGCCCTCCGTCTAATTCCCAAGGCTATTCCAGTAGTGGCAATGGCCTGGTTTTAGATGCGGATACAGATATTCCCTTCGCTCCAGATCGACCACCGGAGCCAGAAATCGAAGCTTCTGGTAAGCCAGCCAAGTACCCATACATTCATGGTCGGGGACCTCTAGACGCGACTCTGGCTTGCTTTCAGATGCTCTGTCTGCACCTGGGTTTGCCTTTCCGCCGGGATATGATCCGCAAGGTTGTTGTCAACCAGATGGAGCGATCGGGCAGCGTTTCCCTACAACTTTGCGGCGGTGTCGCTGAGCTAATTGGCTTGAATGCTCAACTAGCTAATGTGCCTGCCTCGGCCATTAGTCGTCTGCAAACTCCAGCCCTAGTTCGCTGGCAGGATAGCTTTGCGATTCTCTACGAAGTCAGTGAAAAAGAAGTCGTGCTAGCCTCGCCGGAAACAGGGTTGCGACGACCTAAAACGGCGGAGTTTTTGCGCAACTGGGGTGAGGAAGGCGAAGTCCTGCTGCTCAAAGTCACCGAGAGCACCCCGAAGAAGCGCTTTAGCTTGAGCTGGTTTCTACCGTCTCTATACCGCTATCGTCGGGTTCTGTCGGAAGTTCTTTTGGCCTCTTTCTTTGTGCAACTGTTCGGCCTTGCTAACCCTTTGATGACGCAAATCATCATTGATAAGGTTCTGGTGCAGAACAGCGTAGGTACTCTGAATGTATTGGGCGTCATTCTGGTACTCATGGCAGTTTTCGAGGCGGTTCTGACTGCTTTACGAACTTATTTGTTTGTAGACACAACGAACCGTATTGACCTAGCCTTGGGCTCGGAAATTATCGATCACTTATTGCGTCTGCCACTGCGCTACTTTGAACGGCGACCAGTGGGTGAATTGGGCACCCGAATCAACGAGCTAGAAAACATCCGCCAGTTTCTCACCGGTACTGCGTTGACTGTCGTACTAGACGCCATTTTTTCGGTGATCTACATCGTGGTTATGGTGATTTACAGCTGGTTGCTGACGATTGTGGCCTTAGCAACGGTGCCGCTATTCGCCCTGTTGACGGCGGTGGTGGCTCCCATTGTGCGTCAGCAACTTCGCTCTAAAGCAGAGCGTAATGCCGAAACGCAGTCTTACTTAGTAGAAGTTCTGTCTGGCATCCAAACTGTCAAAGCGCAAAATATTGAGCTACGCTCGCGCTGGCAATGGCAGGAGCGCTATGCCCGTTACGTTAGCGCCGGTTTCCAAACAGTTTTGACCTCTACAACAGCGAGTTCAATTAGCGGTTTTCTCAATAAACTGTCTGGCCTACTGCTGTTGTGGGTCGGCGCTTATTTGGTGCTAGATGGCAAGCTGACCCTGGGCCAGCTCATTGCCTTCCGCATTATCGCCGGTTACACCACCAGTCCCCTGCTGCGATTGGTTCAACTGTGGCAAAACTTCCAGGAAACTGCGCTGTCTCTAGAGCGTCTGAGCGACATTATCGACACGCCCCAAGAGGCGGATGAATTAGACCGACGCAACATTCCCATGCCCTCAATTCAGGGGGCGGTTAAGTACGAGGATGTTTCCTTCCGCTTTAACAATACTGGCGCCCCACAACTGATTAACATCAACGTTGAGTTTCCTGCCGGGGTTTTCGTTGGCATTGTTGGCCAAAGTGGATCTGGTAAGAGCACGTTAATGAAGCTTTTGCAGAGGCTTTATGAGCCGAACTCGGGCCGCATTCTAATCGATGGCTACGATATTAGTAAGGTAGAACTCTACTCACTGCGTCGCCAAGTCGGCATGGTTTTGCAGGACACTCTGCTATTTGATGGCACGATTCAGGACAACATTGCCCTGACCAATCCTGACGCCACCTCAGAAGAGATTATCGAAGCAGCAAGAATTGCTTTCGCTCACGATTTCATCATGTCCTTGCCCAATGGTTACAACACTCGTGTGGGTGAGCGTGGCTCAGCGCTATCGGGGGGACAAAGGCAGCGGATTGCAATTGCTCGAACCGTTCTACAGAACCCCCGTCTGCTGGTTCTAGACGAGGCGACTAGCGCGTTGGACTACCATGCTGAACGGCAAGTTTGTCTGAACTTAGCTGAAGCCTCCCGTGACCGCACCGTATTTTTCATTACGCACCGGTTAACCACAATCAAAAATGCCGATGTGATTCTGATGATGGATCAGGGAGCTGTGGTAGAGCAGGGCTCCCATGAAGAATTAATGGCACTTAGAGGGCGCTATTACTGTCTCTACCAGCAGCAAGAAGCACAACTTTGA
- a CDS encoding calcium-binding protein: MARIIGTLGNDALSGTVRDDVIEGLGGNDTLLGLEGNDALFGGDGNDRLDGGPGNDALNGETGNDTLISDAQGGRVLRGGAGNDVYVISNITDLIVEDVGAGIDTVRSLQNFELEPTLENLVLTGTAIRGLGNNLNNRVTGNLQGNFLLGRAGDDVMIGNGGNDFINGGTGNDNLNGNFDDDTLRGAAGQDTVEGGSGDDLIFGNDASFNVDGSVNLLVDNGDARDQINGGNGSDVIFGGLGNDSITGGNDDDGIIGGSGLDTLVGGNGNDELFGSGIENSSGNLNNFVGRFRGAGGLVTVSFENDGRDVLIGGEGNDRYVVTAADVIDESFVDRNRDGRDDDIDTVSTGVDWELGENLENLSFLIGSDAVRGTGNRLANIIEGNSRNNILSGGLGSDRIFGDASEGGFGNDTINGDEGNDFLVGDDLGSDDTTLGQALTDPITFFTGDGNDTINGGDGRDTLVGAGGSNVLNGGANDDFYFVTSNSDLIREGQNGGRDSVNSFVDFTLTAGSEIEELRVRQLGITGFGNEFNNVIRVDIGNVFVGTSGDNFLVGTDTEDVFYGGAGNDTLFGFAGDDTFIAGTGNDTASGGDGSDTFEAGDGNDTIDGDAGSDTINGDAGDDTLNGGGDSDRLNGGVGNDILSGGTGDDVYTVENPLDQVIEAINEGNDTVRTNFNYSLLTTADVENLVLTGAIATLGTGNELNNTITGNITANTLTGNGGNDTLGGGGGNDTLTGGLGDDSFAFLTGSSFSATAFGIDTISDFAVGVDSIVLGETTFSALQSAIDNGFSVATEFATVTSDAAAATSAAFIVYNTANGNLFYNSDGATVGFGTGAQFAVLTNRANISAADFEISASTGTDVDITQPETIPVIENSNLLNGGGGDDTLTGGVGNDRVIGGAGNDRLVSSLGTDVLSGGDGDDIYFISALTTNVDNLSLTTTIFERANAGIDTVRSAISYELGSNLERLFLLGNSEINGVGNDLNNTLTGNAQANTLVGRGGNDTIEGGNGNDTAIGDLGDDVLSGQGGFDALVGGAGNDALYGGAGNDVLRGQDNNDTLVGAFGNDNLIGGGGNDQLNSGAGADSHTFLSNRRFNTADFGIDTIVGFVSDIDKISLNKGSFQALASVVGSGFSVASEFAKVGSDAAAASSTALIVYNTSNGNLFYNLNRAGAGFANVAGEGGQFAVLAGASLLNASDFQIGNLVDA; the protein is encoded by the coding sequence ATGGCCCGAATCATAGGCACACTTGGCAATGATGCTCTGTCTGGAACTGTAAGAGACGATGTCATTGAGGGCCTGGGTGGAAACGATACTCTTCTGGGATTAGAAGGCAACGACGCTTTATTCGGTGGTGACGGCAATGACCGCCTTGATGGAGGTCCGGGCAATGATGCTCTCAATGGAGAAACAGGCAACGATACGCTGATTAGCGATGCACAAGGTGGTCGTGTCCTTAGGGGTGGTGCTGGCAACGATGTTTACGTCATTAGCAACATCACTGATTTAATTGTTGAAGATGTAGGGGCTGGCATTGATACAGTTCGCTCGCTTCAAAATTTTGAGTTAGAGCCAACCTTAGAGAACTTGGTTTTAACAGGAACGGCGATTCGAGGTCTTGGCAATAACCTTAATAACCGAGTTACAGGTAACCTCCAGGGCAATTTTTTGCTAGGCCGAGCTGGTGATGATGTCATGATCGGCAATGGGGGCAATGACTTCATTAATGGAGGTACTGGCAATGACAACCTCAACGGCAACTTTGATGACGACACTCTGCGCGGTGCGGCGGGGCAAGACACAGTTGAGGGTGGTAGCGGCGATGATCTAATCTTTGGCAATGACGCATCTTTCAATGTAGATGGCAGTGTCAATCTGCTGGTAGACAACGGCGATGCCAGGGACCAGATTAATGGCGGCAACGGCAGTGACGTTATCTTCGGTGGTCTTGGCAATGATTCAATCACAGGGGGCAACGATGATGATGGCATCATTGGTGGCTCGGGGCTTGACACCCTGGTTGGGGGTAATGGCAATGATGAGCTTTTTGGCAGTGGCATTGAGAACAGCTCTGGTAACCTGAATAACTTTGTCGGTAGATTCAGGGGAGCAGGCGGTTTAGTTACTGTCTCCTTTGAGAACGACGGACGGGATGTTCTAATTGGTGGCGAGGGTAATGATCGTTATGTTGTTACTGCCGCTGATGTTATTGATGAAAGCTTTGTCGATAGAAACAGAGATGGTCGCGATGATGATATAGACACTGTTTCCACTGGAGTCGATTGGGAGCTGGGCGAAAACCTGGAGAATCTCTCCTTTCTAATCGGCTCAGATGCGGTTCGAGGCACTGGCAATAGGCTTGCGAATATCATCGAAGGTAATAGCAGAAACAATATCCTCTCTGGTGGCCTGGGTAGCGATCGAATCTTTGGCGATGCCAGTGAAGGAGGTTTCGGCAATGACACGATCAACGGCGATGAAGGGAATGATTTTCTAGTCGGAGATGACTTAGGTTCTGACGATACTACTCTGGGACAAGCCCTCACAGACCCAATAACCTTTTTTACGGGAGACGGCAACGACACGATCAATGGTGGCGATGGCAGAGACACGCTAGTCGGTGCCGGTGGCAGTAATGTTCTAAACGGCGGTGCAAATGACGATTTCTACTTCGTCACCAGTAACAGCGATCTGATCCGAGAGGGCCAAAACGGAGGTCGAGATAGCGTTAACTCTTTTGTTGACTTCACCTTAACTGCAGGTAGTGAGATAGAAGAACTCAGGGTGAGACAACTGGGCATTACCGGCTTTGGGAACGAATTCAATAACGTCATTCGAGTTGATATCGGCAATGTCTTTGTTGGCACTTCTGGCGACAATTTTTTAGTGGGTACTGACACTGAAGATGTCTTTTATGGGGGTGCGGGGAATGACACTCTGTTTGGTTTCGCCGGCGATGACACCTTTATTGCTGGCACGGGCAATGACACAGCGAGCGGTGGCGATGGCAGCGATACCTTTGAGGCTGGCGATGGCAACGACACGATCGATGGCGATGCGGGAAGTGACACGATCAACGGCGATGCGGGCGACGATACATTAAATGGCGGAGGCGATAGTGACCGGCTGAATGGCGGCGTTGGCAATGACATTTTGAGTGGAGGCACGGGGGATGATGTTTATACAGTTGAGAATCCCCTTGATCAAGTCATCGAAGCGATTAATGAGGGCAATGACACAGTTCGCACCAACTTCAACTACAGCTTATTAACCACAGCTGATGTTGAAAACCTGGTCCTAACAGGCGCAATTGCAACCCTAGGAACAGGCAACGAGCTCAACAACACGATTACCGGTAATATCACAGCCAATACGCTGACCGGCAATGGGGGCAATGACACGCTGGGGGGTGGCGGCGGCAACGACACCTTAACGGGTGGCCTTGGAGACGATTCTTTTGCCTTCTTAACCGGCAGCAGCTTCTCTGCGACAGCCTTTGGCATTGATACAATCTCTGACTTTGCTGTTGGTGTTGACAGCATTGTTCTGGGCGAAACGACCTTTTCGGCCCTTCAAAGTGCAATTGACAATGGCTTTAGTGTGGCGACCGAATTTGCAACCGTCACCAGTGATGCAGCAGCGGCCACTAGTGCAGCTTTTATTGTCTACAACACAGCAAACGGCAATTTGTTCTACAACTCAGATGGAGCAACGGTTGGGTTCGGTACTGGAGCACAGTTTGCAGTCCTCACCAATCGTGCCAATATCTCAGCGGCAGACTTTGAAATTAGCGCGAGTACGGGTACAGATGTAGACATTACACAACCTGAAACTATCCCTGTTATAGAGAACAGCAACCTTCTCAATGGCGGCGGCGGTGACGATACGCTCACAGGTGGAGTTGGCAATGACCGGGTGATTGGGGGAGCAGGGAATGACCGTCTGGTTAGCAGTCTGGGCACTGACGTTTTATCCGGGGGAGATGGGGATGACATCTACTTCATCAGTGCACTAACGACAAATGTTGATAACCTGTCGCTCACGACCACTATCTTCGAGCGAGCTAATGCTGGTATTGATACCGTTCGTTCAGCAATTAGCTATGAGCTGGGCAGCAATTTAGAAAGATTATTTCTGCTAGGCAACTCAGAGATTAACGGCGTTGGTAATGACCTAAACAATACGCTGACTGGCAACGCCCAGGCTAATACTCTCGTTGGACGAGGTGGCAATGACACAATTGAGGGTGGTAATGGCAATGACACCGCGATTGGTGATCTTGGCGATGATGTTTTGAGCGGCCAGGGCGGCTTCGATGCGCTGGTCGGCGGTGCTGGCAATGATGCCTTATATGGCGGTGCTGGCAACGATGTTCTGCGAGGTCAAGACAACAATGACACCCTGGTTGGGGCCTTCGGTAACGATAACTTAATCGGGGGCGGGGGCAATGATCAACTCAACAGTGGCGCTGGCGCTGATTCCCATACTTTCCTATCCAATCGTCGCTTCAACACAGCTGATTTTGGTATAGACACGATCGTGGGCTTTGTGAGTGATATCGACAAGATTTCTCTGAACAAGGGCTCTTTCCAAGCTTTGGCCAGCGTGGTGGGCAGTGGCTTCAGCGTGGCCAGTGAATTTGCCAAAGTAGGCAGTGATGCAGCGGCGGCCAGCAGTACAGCACTCATTGTTTACAACACCTCGAACGGCAACTTGTTCTACAACCTCAATCGGGCAGGAGCAGGGTTTGCCAACGTGGCAGGGGAAGGTGGCCAATTTGCCGTCCTAGCCGGTGCCTCTCTGCTCAATGCTTCTGATTTCCAAATTGGCAATTTGGTAGATGCCTAG